The following proteins come from a genomic window of Trifolium pratense cultivar HEN17-A07 linkage group LG4, ARS_RC_1.1, whole genome shotgun sequence:
- the LOC123920141 gene encoding uncharacterized protein LOC123920141: MDFETLHTILAKSLTVISWPPIILLCPLYVSIRALESDCRSSNQRCLAFWVLFSFSMIMEYELQILLSWFPWWPHVKATATILLLIPYFGAATYIYKFLIKHYCSWNICGWTLNTFHQKITHFDLDNDSKILSESDEGRQVFLESDDNSKSVEVSGQTIITNHLQEEKLLVYQGKDDLADCDKTNTGYTSKKKVQKEWSCALCQIITTSENCLGSHLQGKQHKAKEKELRVGLHATNIPYVLSFTQERIKGMVLLRNFNQIAKILSPVSRPIIWCEWQKPEFGWTKLNTDGSVNKVTAGFGGLLRDYRGEPICAFVSKAPQGDTFLVELWAIWRGLVLSIGLGIKSIWVESDSMSVVKTINKMQHCPKAETCLIQIWKLLSKFDEYRISHSWRETNRAADHLAKMALCGNDVVLWPVDFSHSLCNIIQDDARGTKYPRR; this comes from the exons atggattttgaaactCTTCATACTATCTTAGCAAAATCACTCACCGTCATTTCCTG GCCTCCAATTATTTTGCTTTGTCCTTT ATATGTTTCTATTAGGGCATTGGAGAGTGATTGTCGTTCCAGTAATCAACGATGTCTTGCTTTTTGGGTTCTGTTTTCTTTCTCTATGATCATGGAATATGAACTTCAAATTTTGCTTAGTTG GTTCCCATGGTGGCCTCATGTGAAAGCTACGGCAACTATCCTGCTGCTAATACCTTATTTTGGTGCTGCGACGTACATCTACAAGTTCTTAATTAAGCACTACTGTTCGTGGAACATATGTGGATGGACGCTGAACACCTTCCACCAGAAAATCACACATTTTGATTTGGACAACGATAGCAAAATACTTTCAGAGTCGGATGAGGGCAGACAAGTATTTTTGGAATCGGACGATAATAGCAAAAGTGTTGAGGTCTCTGGACAGACAATTATTACAAATCATTTACAAGAGGAGAAACTCTTGGTATATCAG GGAAAAGATGATCTTGCTGACTGTGACAAGACAAATACCGGTTATACAAGTAAAAAGAAAGTACAGAAGGAATGGAGTTGTGCTTTATGTCAAATTATTACTACAAGTGAAAATTGCTTAGGGTCACATCTTCAAGGGAAGCAACACAAGGCTAAGGAAAAAGAACTTCGAGTTGGGTTACATGCAACAAATATACCGTATGTTCTATCCTTTACGCAGGAAAGAATCAAAGGAATGGTTCTACTTAGGAATTTCAACCAAATTGCAAAGATACTGAGTCCAGTTTCTAGACCCATAATATGGTGTGAATGGCAAAAACCGGAATTTGGATGGACAAAACTAAATACGGACGGTTCCGTAAACAAAGTAACTGCTGGTTTTGGTGGTCTACTTCGTGATTACCGGGGAGAACCAATATGCGCGTTTGTCTCCAAAGCTCCACAAGGAGATACTTTCTTGGTTGAACTTTGGGCTATATGGAGAGGCCTTGTTCTCTCCATAGGTCTTGGGATTAAATCAATATGGGTGGAGTCAGATTCCATGAGTGTTGTGAAGACAATCAATAAAATGCAACATTGTCCGAAAGCTGAAACCTGTTTGATACAAATCTGGAAACTCTTGAGTAAGTTTGATGAGTATCGGATTTCTCACTCGTGGCGCGAAACTAATAGAGCAGCAGATCATCTTGCAAAGATGGCTCTTTGTGGAAATGATGTGGTTCTGTGGCCAGTTGATTTTTCACATAGCCTCTGCAATATCATTCAAGATGATGCCAGAGGAACGAAATATCCAAGACGGTGA